Proteins co-encoded in one Selenihalanaerobacter shriftii genomic window:
- a CDS encoding DUF3862 domain-containing protein yields MMPYSNKKIILILMVIILSLAVVGCSSRGTKSKIYTKRQFEKIQTSMTYDEVTNLLGNDGNVVSRSSASLYNTAAYLWQNQDGSNMTITFQNGEVISKRQNGLR; encoded by the coding sequence ATGATGCCGTATTCAAATAAAAAAATTATATTAATTCTAATGGTTATAATATTATCTTTAGCAGTAGTAGGCTGTAGTAGTAGAGGTACAAAAAGTAAAATTTACACGAAACGGCAGTTTGAGAAGATACAGACCAGTATGACATATGATGAAGTAACTAATCTTTTAGGCAATGATGGAAATGTAGTTTCTAGGTCTAGTGCAAGTCTGTATAATACTGCAGCGTATCTATGGCAAAATCAAGATGGCTCGAATATGACAATAACTTTTCAAAATGGAGAAGTTATTTCTAAGAGACAGAATGGTTTAAGGTAA
- a CDS encoding permease yields MLESTIIMAIISVVLFIIAYLKGDQLHIKGLKVSSNMLIKTAPLLIVAFILAGLIQVLIPQELIVEWLGAEAGVKGILIGWFAGLVTPGGPYVAFPLAVSIFKSGASLMAVITYVVAWSIWNISSLTFEVALIGPKFTVIRILSTAFIPPLIGMIIYIFG; encoded by the coding sequence ATGTTAGAATCTACTATTATTATGGCTATTATTTCAGTGGTTTTATTTATTATTGCTTATCTTAAAGGTGATCAATTACATATTAAAGGTTTGAAAGTAAGTAGTAATATGTTAATTAAGACTGCACCATTATTAATAGTTGCTTTTATTTTAGCAGGATTAATTCAGGTATTAATTCCTCAAGAATTAATAGTAGAATGGTTAGGAGCAGAAGCGGGTGTGAAAGGGATTTTAATTGGGTGGTTTGCAGGTTTGGTTACTCCTGGAGGTCCTTATGTGGCTTTTCCATTGGCGGTCAGTATTTTCAAAAGCGGGGCTAGTTTAATGGCGGTAATTACTTATGTAGTGGCTTGGTCAATTTGGAATATTAGTTCTCTTACTTTTGAAGTTGCTCTAATTGGTCCTAAATTTACTGTGATTCGAATTTTAAGTACGGCTTTTATTCCACCATTAATTGGGATGATTATCTACATCTTTGGGTAA
- a CDS encoding permease, whose amino-acid sequence MQRTIIVMVIIALILMMVAYFQASTLPLKGLEIGVEMTIKIIPLLIFAFIIAGYMQVLIPQEMITKWLGEESGFIGIMLGSIAGGIIPGGPYVSFPIAASFLKAGAELGTVVAFVAGKAFWSLSRLVMEVAILGPKLTAIRYGLTLVFPPLAGLLANLLFSRFSDDLVSRKAGEN is encoded by the coding sequence GTGCAGCGGACAATTATTGTCATGGTGATTATAGCTTTAATTTTAATGATGGTTGCTTATTTTCAAGCAAGCACATTACCGCTTAAAGGCTTAGAGATTGGAGTTGAAATGACAATTAAGATTATTCCATTATTGATCTTTGCCTTTATAATTGCTGGTTACATGCAAGTATTGATTCCACAAGAGATGATTACTAAATGGCTAGGAGAGGAGTCTGGTTTTATAGGTATAATGTTAGGAAGTATTGCCGGCGGTATAATCCCTGGTGGACCGTATGTAAGTTTTCCAATAGCGGCATCCTTTTTAAAGGCAGGAGCTGAATTAGGGACAGTGGTTGCTTTTGTAGCGGGAAAAGCATTTTGGTCTTTAAGTAGATTAGTAATGGAAGTAGCTATTTTAGGTCCTAAATTAACAGCAATTAGATATGGATTGACTTTGGTTTTTCCTCCATTAGCTGGTTTGCTGGCTAATTTATTATTTTCGAGATTTAGCGATGATTTAGTTTCTAGGAAAGCTGGTGAAAATTGA
- a CDS encoding cyclodeaminase/cyclohydrolase family protein translates to MIREKKIAEFMEEFASKSPTPGGGSAAALSGALGAVSTCMVASLTVGKDDYADVQEEMEELIDATTQLKEDYLDLVNEDMEVFGEYMDALQMPKETDEEKELRDKTMKKASIEATEVPFTMAKKSVDILKQAVIAAKKGNSHAVSDAGVGAIEAWAALEAAELNVNINLAFMSDEEYVAEKRKAMEELKAEAKELKEEVLKITNEKIG, encoded by the coding sequence ATGATTAGAGAGAAGAAAATAGCAGAATTTATGGAGGAATTTGCATCTAAGTCACCAACTCCAGGTGGAGGAAGTGCAGCTGCTTTAAGTGGAGCTTTAGGTGCTGTTTCAACTTGTATGGTAGCTTCATTAACAGTAGGAAAAGATGATTATGCTGATGTGCAAGAAGAAATGGAAGAATTAATTGATGCTACTACTCAATTAAAAGAAGATTATCTTGATTTAGTTAATGAAGATATGGAAGTATTCGGTGAGTATATGGATGCTTTACAGATGCCTAAGGAGACTGATGAGGAAAAAGAATTAAGAGACAAGACTATGAAAAAAGCTTCTATAGAGGCAACAGAAGTTCCTTTTACTATGGCTAAGAAGAGTGTAGATATTTTAAAGCAGGCTGTAATTGCTGCTAAGAAAGGTAATTCTCATGCCGTAAGTGATGCTGGCGTAGGAGCTATTGAAGCTTGGGCAGCTTTAGAAGCAGCTGAACTAAATGTAAATATTAATTTAGCTTTTATGAGTGATGAAGAATATGTAGCGGAAAAGAGAAAAGCTATGGAAGAATTAAAAGCTGAGGCTAAAGAATTAAAAGAAGAAGTTTTAAAGATTACTAATGAAAAGATAGGTTAA
- a CDS encoding tetratricopeptide repeat protein has translation MSGKNDKQKTMAIFMIIVFVASVFVAAAGFISSSNNSQQTNYQSNSQGDSQKINNLKQRLSDNPQDVQAMIDLGNAYYDQRNYEKAINYYEASLRFEPEHAHVLVDLGTAYYYKQNSNPQKAIELYNKALEVDPDFKNALFNKGVVYQRGIRNYQKAIKAWQAFIAEYPNGQMTDKAKEFLAEARSSAKNPDQISSPQSTNAQSTIADYKARLGENPQDVAAMINLGHAYFDQQNFSKAINYYETSLKFKPNNVSVLVDLGIAYRKVNNPKKAIGIFDKALEIDPDFKNALFNKGIVTHFDLKDYQKAAKAWQAFLAKYPNGKMVDKARKFLNEAKNSIN, from the coding sequence ATGAGTGGTAAAAATGATAAACAAAAGACTATGGCAATTTTTATGATAATTGTTTTTGTAGCATCGGTCTTTGTAGCTGCTGCAGGGTTTATTAGTTCTTCAAATAATTCCCAACAAACAAATTATCAATCGAATTCACAAGGAGATAGCCAAAAGATTAATAACCTTAAACAGAGGTTATCTGACAATCCCCAGGATGTACAGGCTATGATTGATTTAGGAAATGCTTATTATGACCAACGTAATTATGAGAAAGCGATTAATTATTATGAAGCTAGCTTGAGGTTTGAACCGGAGCATGCACACGTATTGGTGGACTTAGGGACTGCTTATTATTATAAACAAAATTCTAACCCACAGAAGGCTATAGAATTGTATAATAAAGCATTAGAGGTTGATCCTGATTTTAAAAATGCTTTATTCAATAAAGGAGTCGTCTACCAACGAGGAATAAGGAATTATCAAAAAGCAATTAAGGCATGGCAGGCGTTTATAGCTGAATATCCAAATGGACAAATGACTGATAAAGCTAAAGAGTTTCTTGCGGAGGCAAGGAGTTCAGCCAAAAATCCAGATCAAATAAGCTCTCCACAATCGACTAATGCTCAATCTACAATTGCTGATTATAAGGCAAGATTAGGAGAAAACCCACAAGATGTAGCAGCAATGATTAATTTAGGTCATGCTTATTTTGATCAACAAAACTTTAGTAAAGCGATTAATTATTATGAAACTAGTTTGAAATTTAAACCTAATAATGTATCAGTGCTTGTAGATTTAGGAATAGCTTATAGAAAGGTAAATAATCCCAAAAAAGCTATTGGAATATTTGATAAAGCATTAGAAATTGATCCTGATTTTAAAAATGCTTTATTTAATAAAGGAATCGTAACTCATTTTGATTTAAAAGATTATCAAAAGGCTGCTAAAGCTTGGCAGGCATTTTTAGCAAAATATCCTAATGGTAAAATGGTTGATAAAGCAAGAAAGTTTTTAAATGAGGCTAAAAATTCTATAAATTAA
- a CDS encoding MarR family winged helix-turn-helix transcriptional regulator, translating into MKKLDSIAKYISIAYRAQASLLNDKLADYDIGRGQYPFLIALYHQDEICQQDLCKIYDIDKAAAGRAVKKLEDKGFIKRKRDSEDKRCYLLYLTEKSKKFKPVFMDILYSIEEEIKKGLSQDEVEIFMKLIKKICYNLGFEDEFIEGE; encoded by the coding sequence ATGAAAAAGTTAGATAGTATAGCTAAATATATATCTATTGCTTATAGAGCACAAGCTTCTTTGTTAAATGATAAGTTAGCTGATTATGATATTGGGAGAGGTCAATACCCTTTTCTAATTGCCCTGTATCATCAAGATGAAATATGTCAACAGGATTTATGTAAGATTTATGATATAGATAAGGCTGCTGCTGGTAGAGCAGTAAAGAAATTAGAGGATAAAGGGTTTATTAAACGTAAAAGAGATTCTGAAGATAAACGATGTTATCTTCTTTATTTAACAGAAAAAAGTAAGAAGTTTAAACCAGTATTTATGGATATTTTATATTCAATTGAAGAAGAGATAAAAAAAGGATTATCTCAAGATGAAGTTGAAATTTTTATGAAATTAATTAAAAAGATATGTTATAATTTAGGTTTTGAAGATGAGTTTATTGAGGGGGAATAA
- a CDS encoding cell wall hydrolase, whose translation MKRFKITFIVTVVALILFTNVLVASAATMHTVKPGESLWTIARKYGTTVNQIKSTNNHWSELIHAGQTLNIPQKTKYTTNHFSSRDLDLLARLVHGEARGETFEGQVGVAAVILNRVENPKFPNTVSGVIYENLAFESIMNGQANLRPNQETIKAAKAALNGWDPTGNSLFFYNPAKIHSSSNWIWTRRVVKNIGSHSFAV comes from the coding sequence ATGAAGAGATTTAAGATCACATTTATAGTTACTGTAGTAGCTCTTATATTATTTACTAATGTATTAGTAGCTTCTGCTGCAACTATGCATACTGTTAAACCAGGTGAAAGTCTTTGGACAATTGCTAGAAAGTATGGTACTACTGTTAATCAAATTAAATCTACAAATAATCATTGGTCAGAACTTATTCATGCAGGTCAAACATTAAACATTCCGCAAAAAACAAAATATACTACAAATCATTTTTCTTCTAGAGATTTAGATTTATTAGCTCGTCTAGTTCATGGAGAAGCTCGTGGAGAAACTTTTGAAGGACAAGTTGGAGTAGCAGCAGTAATTTTAAATCGAGTTGAAAACCCAAAGTTTCCTAATACTGTTTCCGGAGTAATTTATGAAAACTTAGCTTTTGAATCAATAATGAATGGTCAAGCTAATTTAAGACCAAATCAAGAAACTATTAAAGCTGCTAAAGCTGCTTTAAATGGTTGGGATCCTACTGGCAACTCTTTATTCTTCTATAATCCAGCAAAAATCCACTCTTCTTCTAACTGGATTTGGACTAGAAGAGTAGTTAAAAATATTGGAAGTCACAGCTTTGCTGTATAA